The following coding sequences are from one Cervus canadensis isolate Bull #8, Minnesota chromosome 4, ASM1932006v1, whole genome shotgun sequence window:
- the DNMT1 gene encoding DNA (cytosine-5)-methyltransferase 1 isoform X1 has translation MPARTAPARVPALASRAFSLPDDVRRRLKDLERDSLTEKECVKEKLNLLHEFLQTEIKNQLCDLETKLHKEELSEEGYLAKVKSLLNKDLSLENGGHAFSREANGCLENGSQTSGENCRVVMAEKGKPSKPVSRLYMPRRSKSDGEAKSEVSSSPRITRQATRQTTITSHFTRGPAKRKPEEEPEKVKSDDSVDEEKDQEEKRRRVTSRERVAGLLSAEEPGRVRPGTHMEEEGRDDKEEKRLRSQTKESTSKQKAQEEPDRDAMPGGAQAEMSEGEDKDEKRHRSQPKDLASKRRPEEKEPERVKPQVSDEKDEDEKEEKRRRTTYRELTEKKMTRTKMAVVSKPDPPKCTECLQYLDDPELRYEQHPPDAVEEIQILTNERLSIFDANESGFESYEDLPQHKLTCFSVYCKRGHLCPIDTGLIEKDVELLFSGSAKPIYEDDPSPEGGINGKNFGPINEWWIAGFDGGEKALLGFSTSFAEYILMDPSPEYAPLFSVMQEKIYISKIVVEFLQSNPDSTYEDLINKIETTVPPCMLNLNRFTEDSLLRHAQFVVEQVESYDRAGDSDEQPIFLSPCMRDLIKLAGVTLGKRRAERRQTIRQPAKEKDKGPTKATTTKLVYQIFDTFFAEQIEKDDKEDKENAFKRRRCGVCEICQQPECGKCKACKDMVKFGGSGRSKQACQKRRCPNMAMKEADDDEEVDDNIPEMPSPKKMHQGKKKKQNKNRISWVGDAVKTDGKKSYYKKVCIDSETLEVGDCVSVIPDDSSKPLYLARVTALWEDGSNGQMFHAHWFCAGTDTVLGATSDPLELFLVDECEDMQLSYIHSKVQVVYKAPSENWALEGGVDPEALMSEDDGKTYFYQLWYDQDYARFESPPKTQPTEDNKYKFCASCARLAEMRQKEIPRVVEQLQDLEGRVLYSVATKNGVQYRVGDGVYLPPEAFTFNIKLSSPVKRPRKEPVDEALYPEHYRKYSDYIKGSNLDAPEPYRIGRIKEIFCSKKSNGRPNETDIKIRVNKFYRPENTHKSTPASYHADINLLYWSDEEAVVDFKAVQGRCTVEYGEDLPECLQDFSAGGPDRFYFLEAYNAKSKSFEDPPNHARSTGNKGKGKGKGKNRTKSQTCEPSELETEIKLPKLRTLDVFSGCGGLSEGFHQAGISETLWAIEMWDPAAQAFRLNNPGSTVFTEDCNVLLKLVMAGEVTNSRGQKLPQKGDVEMLCGGPPCQGFSGMNRFNSRTYSKFKNSLVVSFLSYCDYYRPRYFLLENVRNFVSFKRSMVLKLTLRCLVRMGYQCTFGVLQAGQYGVAQTRRRAIILAAAPGEPLPLFPEPLHVFAPRACQLSVVVDDKKFVSNITRLSSGPFRTITVRDTMSDLPEIRNGASALEISYNGEPQSWFQRQLRGSQYQPILRDHICKDMSALVAARMRHIPLAPGSDWRDLPNIEVRLSDGTLARKLRYNYHDKKNGCSSTGALRGVCSCVEGKPCEPAARQFNTLIPWCLPHTGNRHNHWAGLYGRLEWDGFFSTTVTNPEPMGKQGRVLHPEQHRVVSVRECARSQGFPDTYRLFGNILDKHRQVGNAVPPPLAKAIGLEIKCCMLAKARESASAKIKEEAAKD, from the exons ATGCCTGCCCGTACCGCCCCGGCGCGGGTGCCTGCGCTGGCCTCCCGGGCCTTCTCACTGCCTGACGATGTCCGCAGGCG gCTCAAAGATTTGGAAAGAGATAGTTTGACAGAAAAG GAATGTGTGAAGGAGAAACTGAATCTCTTGCACGAATTTCTgcagacagaaataaagaatcagTTATGTGATTTGGAAACCAAATTACATAAAGAAGAATTATCTGAG GAGGGCTACCTGGCTAAAGTCAAATcccttttaaataaagatttgtcCTTGGAGAACGGAGGTCATGCTTTCAGTCGGGAAGCGAATGGATGTCTAGAGAACGGGAGCCAGACAAGCGGTGAGAATTGCAGAGTGGTAATGGCAGAGAAAGGCAAGCCTTCCAAACCTGTCTCCAGACTTTACATGCCCAGGAGAAGCAAGTCTGATGGAGAAGCAAAGT cTGAAGTCTCGTCTAGCCCCAGGATTACAAGGCAGGCTACCAGGCAGACCACCATCACATCTCATTTCACACGGGG CCCTGCCAAACGAAAACCCGAGGAAGAACCTGAAAAAGTGAAGTCAGATGATTCTGTTGATGAAGAAAAAGACCAG GAGGAAAAGAGACGTCGAGTTACATCCAGAGAACG AGTTGCTGGGCTGCTCTCTGCAGAAGAACCAGGAAGAGTAAGACCAGGAACACACatggaagaagaaggaagagatgatAAA GAAGAAAAGAGACTCAGAAGTCAAACCAAAGAATC GACATCTAAACAGAAAGCTCAGGAGGAGCCAGACAGAGATGCGATGCCTGGAGGAGCTCAGGCTGAAATGAGTGAAGGAGAAGACAAA GATGAAAAGAGGCACAGAAGTCAACCCAAAGATCT AGCTAGCAAACGGAGACCAGAAGAGAAAGAACCTGAAAGAGTAAAACCACAAGTTTCTGATGAGAAAGATGAAGATGAAAAG GAGGAGAAGAGACGCAGAACTACATACAGAGAACT AACCGAGAAGAAAATGACTCGAACCAAAATGGCAGTAGTGTCCAAG CCCGACCCTCCCAAGTGCACTGAGTGCTTGCAGTACCTGGACGACCCCGAGCTGAGATACGAGCAGCATCCCCCCGACGCG GTGGAAGAGATACAGATACTGACCAACGAGAGGTTGTCCATCTTTGATGCCAACGAATCTGGCTTTGAGAGTTACGAGGATTTGCCCCAACACAAACTAACCTGCTTCAG CGTGTACTGTAAACGCGGTCACCTTTGCCCGATCGACACCGGCCTCATTGAGAAAGATGTCGAGCTCCTCTTTTCTGGTTCAGCAAAGCCGATATATGAGGATGACCCATCTCCCGAAG gTGGTATTAATGGCAAAAATTTTGGCCCCATAAACGAATGGTGGATTGCTGGTTTTGATGGAGGTGAAAAGGCTCTTCTTGGCTTTAGCACCT CATTTGCCGAGTATATCTTGATGGATCCCAGCCCAGAGTACGCACCACTATTCAGCGTGATGCAGGAGAAGATCTACATAAGTAAGATAGTGGTTGAGTTCCTGCAGAGCAACCCTGACTCCACCTATGAAGACCTGATCAATAAGATTGAG ACCACTGTTCCTCCGTGTATGCTCAACTTGAATCGATTCACAGAGGATTCTCTCCTGCGGCATGCCCAGTTCGTGGTGGAGCAAGTAGAGAGTTATGATCGGGCAGGGGACAGTGATGAGCAGCCCATCTTCCTGAGCCCCTGCATGAGAGACCTCATCAAACTGGCTGGGGTCACCCTGGGAAAAAG GCGAGCCGAAAGGCGGCAGACCATCCGGCAACCTGCCAAGGAGAAGGACAAGGGCCCCACCAAGGCCACCACCACCAAGCTGGTCTACCAGATCTTCGACACTTTCTTTGCGGAGCAAATTGAAAAAGATGACAAGGAAGACAAGGAGAATGCCTTCAAGCGCCGGCGCTGTGGCGTCTGTGAG aTTTGTCAACAGCCCGAGTGTGGAAAGTGTAAGGCCTGTAAGGATATGGTTAAATTTGGTGGTAGCGGACGGAGCAAGCAGGCTTGCCAAAAGAGGAG GTGTCCCAACATGGCCATGAAGGAGGCAGATGATGACGAGGAAGTGGATGACAATATTCCAGAGATGCCATCACCCAAAAAGATGCatcaggggaagaaaaagaagcagaacaAGAATCGGATCTCTTGGGTTGGAGATGCCGTCAAG ACTGACGGGAAGAAGAGTTACTACAAGAAGGTATGCATCGACTCGGAAACCCTGGAAGTGGGGGACTGTGTTTCTGTTATTCCAGACGACTCTTCAAAACCACTGTATCTAGCAAG GGTCACCGCGCTGTGGGAGGACGGCAGCAATGGGCAGATGTTCCACGCCCACTGGTTCTGTGCTGGGACGGACACGGTCCTTGGGGCCACCTCGGACCCCCTGGAGCTGTTCCTGGTCGATGAGTGTGAGGACATGCAGCTCTCATACATCCACAGCAAGGTGCAGGTTGTCTATAAGGCTCCCTCGGAGAACTGGGCCTTGGAG GGAGGCGTGGACCCCGAGGCCCTGATGTCGGAGGATGACGGGAAGACCTACTTCTACCAGCTGTGGTATGACCAAGACTACGCGAGATTTGAGTCCCCTCCGAAAACTCAGCCGACGGAGGACAACAAGTACAA GTTCTGCGCGAGCTGTGCGCGTCTGGCCGAAATGAGGCAGAAGGAAATCCCCAGGGTCGTGGAGCAGCTCCAGGACCTGGAAGGCCGCGTCCTCTACAGCGTCGCCACCAAGAACGGCGTCCAGTACCGGGTGGGCGACGGCGTGTACCTCCCTCCCGAGGCCTTCACCTTCAA CATCAAGCTGTCCAGTCCTGTGAAACGCCCCCGGAAGGAGCCTGTGGATGAAGCTCTGTATCCAGAACATTACCGGAAGTACTCCGACTACATCAAAGGCAGCAACCTGGATGCCCCCGAGCCCTACCGTATTGGCCGCATAAAGGAGATCTTCTGCAGCAAAAAGAGCAACGGCCGGCCCAATGAGACAGACATCAAGATCAGGGTTAACAAGTTCTACAG GCCAGAGAACACACACAAGTCTACCCCGGCCAGTTACCACGCAGACATCAACCTGCTTTACTGGAGCGATGAGGAGGCCGTGGTGGACTTCAAGGCCGTGCAGGGCCGCTGCACCGTGGAGTACGGAGAGGATCTGCCTGAGTGCCTCCAGGACTTCTCCGCCGGTGGCCCCGATCGCTTCTACTTTCTCGAG GCCTATAACGCCAAGAGCAAAAGCTTTGAAGATCCTCCCAACCATGCCCGGAGCACTGGAAAtaaagggaaggggaaggggaaag GAAAAAACAGGACGAAATCTCAGACATGTGAGCCGAGTGAACTGGAgacagaaatcaaactgccaaaGCTGCGGACCCTGGACGTGTTTTCCGGCTGTGGGGGACTGTCGGAAGGCTTCCACCAAGCAG GCATCTCGGAGACACTGTGGGCCATCGAGATGTGGGACCCCGCGGCCCAGGCATTCCGGCTCAACAACCCTGGGTCCACGGTGTTCACAGAGGACTGCAACGTCCTGCTGAAGCTGGTCATGGCCGGGGAGGTGACCAACTCCCGCGGCCAGAAGCTGCCTCAGAAGGGAGATGTGGAGATGCTGTGTGGCGGGCCACCCTGCCAGGGCTTCAGTGGCATGAACCGCTTCAACTCTCGAACCTACTCCAAGTTTAAGAACTCCCTCGTGGTCTCCTTCCTCAG CTACTGTGACTACTACCGGCCCCGCTACTTCCTCCTGGAGAACGTTCGGAACTTCGTCTCCTTCAAGCGCTCCATGGTCCTGAAGCTGACGCTGCGCTGCCTGGTCCGCATGGGCTACCAGTGCACCTTCGGCGTGCTGCAG GCTGGTCAGTACGGCGTGGCCCAGACTCGGAGGCGAGCCATCATCCTGGCCGCAGCCCCTGGGGAGCCACTCCCTTTGTTCCCGGAGCCGTTGCACGTGTTTGCGCCCCGGGCCTGCCAGCTGAGTGTCGTGGTGGACGACAAGAAGTTTGTCAGCAACATCACCAG GTTGAGCTCGGGTCCCTTCCGAACCATCACCGTGCGGGACACCATGTCCGACCTCCCTGAAATCCGGAACGGGGCCTCGGCACTGGAGATCTCATACAACGGGGAGCCCCAGTCCTGGTTCCAGAGGCAGCTCCGGGGCTCGCAGTACCAGCCTATCCTCAGGGATCACATTTGCAAG GACATGAGCGCCTTGGTGGCCGCCCGCATGCGGCACATCCCCCTGGCCCCGGGCTCAGACTGGCGTGACCTGCCCAACATTGAGGTGCGGCTCTCTGACGGCACCCTGGCCCGGAAGCTGCGGTACAACTACCACGACAAGAAGAACGGCTGCAGCAGCACCGGCGCCCTCCGCGGGGTCTGCTCCTGTGTGGAAG GCAAGCCCTGTGAGCCTGCGGCCCGACAGTTCAACACCCTCATCCCCTGGTGCCTGCCTCACACCGGGAACAGGCACAACCACTGGGCCGGCCTCTACGGGCGTCTCGAGTGGGACGGCTTCTTCAGCACAACCGTCACCAACCCCGAGCCCATGGGCAAGCAG GGCCGCGTGCTCCACCCGGAGCAGCACCGAGTGGTGAGCGTCCGCGAGTGCGCCCGCTCCCAGGGCTTCCCCGACACCTACCGGCTGTTCGGCAACATCCTGGACAAGCACCGGCAG GTGGGTAACGCTGTGCCGCCGCCACTGGCCAAAGCCATCGGCTTGGAGATCAAGTGCTGCATGTTGGCCAAAGCGCGGGAGAGCGCCTCAG CTAAAATCAAGGAGGAGGCTGCCAAGGACTAG
- the DNMT1 gene encoding DNA (cytosine-5)-methyltransferase 1 isoform X3 → MPARTAPARVPALASRAFSLPDDVRRRLKDLERDSLTEKECVKEKLNLLHEFLQTEIKNQLCDLETKLHKEELSEEGYLAKVKSLLNKDLSLENGGHAFSREANGCLENGSQTSGENCRVVMAEKGKPSKPVSRLYMPRRSKSDGEAKSEVSSSPRITRQATRQTTITSHFTRGPAKRKPEEEPEKVKSDDSVDEEKDQEEKRRRVTSRERVAGLLSAEEPGRVRPGTHMEEEGRDDKEEKRLRSQTKESTSKQKAQEEPDRDAMPGGAQAEMSEGEDKDEKRHRSQPKDLASKRRPEEKEPERVKPQVSDEKDEDEKEEKRRRTTYRELTEKKMTRTKMAVVSKPDPPKCTECLQYLDDPELRYEQHPPDAVEEIQILTNERLSIFDANESGFESYEDLPQHKLTCFSVYCKRGHLCPIDTGLIEKDVELLFSGSAKPIYEDDPSPEGGINGKNFGPINEWWIAGFDGGEKALLGFSTSFAEYILMDPSPEYAPLFSVMQEKIYISKIVVEFLQSNPDSTYEDLINKIETTVPPCMLNLNRFTEDSLLRHAQFVVEQVESYDRAGDSDEQPIFLSPCMRDLIKLAGVTLGKRRAERRQTIRQPAKEKDKGPTKATTTKLVYQIFDTFFAEQIEKDDKEDKENAFKRRRCGVCEICQQPECGKCKACKDMVKFGGSGRSKQACQKRRCPNMAMKEADDDEEVDDNIPEMPSPKKMHQGKKKKQNKNRISWVGDAVKTDGKKSYYKKVCIDSETLEVGDCVSVIPDDSSKPLYLARVTALWEDGSNGQMFHAHWFCAGTDTVLGATSDPLELFLVDECEDMQLSYIHSKVQVVYKAPSENWALEGGVDPEALMSEDDGKTYFYQLWYDQDYARFESPPKTQPTEDNKYKFCASCARLAEMRQKEIPRVVEQLQDLEGRVLYSVATKNGVQYRVGDGVYLPPEAFTFNIKLSSPVKRPRKEPVDEALYPEHYRKYSDYIKGSNLDAPEPYRIGRIKEIFCSKKSNGRPNETDIKIRVNKFYRPENTHKSTPASYHADINLLYWSDEEAVVDFKAVQGRCTVEYGEDLPECLQDFSAGGPDRFYFLEAYNAKSKSFEDPPNHARSTGNKGKGKGKGKNRTKSQTCEPSELETEIKLPKLRTLDVFSGCGGLSEGFHQAGISETLWAIEMWDPAAQAFRLNNPGSTVFTEDCNVLLKLVMAGEVTNSRGQKLPQKGDVEMLCGGPPCQGFSGMNRFNSRTYSKFKNSLVVSFLSYCDYYRPRYFLLENVRNFVSFKRSMVLKLTLRCLVRMGYQCTFGVLQAGQYGVAQTRRRAIILAAAPGEPLPLFPEPLHVFAPRACQLSVVVDDKKFVSNITRLSSGPFRTITVRDTMSDLPEIRNGASALEISYNGEPQSWFQRQLRGSQYQPILRDHICKDMSALVAARMRHIPLAPGSDWRDLPNIEVRLSDGTLARKLRYNYHDKKNGCSSTGALRGVCSCVEGKPCEPAARQFNTLIPWCLPHTGNRHNHWAGLYGRLEWDGFFSTTVTNPEPMGKQGRVLHPEQHRVVSVRECARSQGFPDTYRLFGNILDKHRQVGNAVPPPLAKAIGLEIKCCMLAKARESASGMLKSRRRLPRTSSVLPSPMFLPPEIPNVH, encoded by the exons ATGCCTGCCCGTACCGCCCCGGCGCGGGTGCCTGCGCTGGCCTCCCGGGCCTTCTCACTGCCTGACGATGTCCGCAGGCG gCTCAAAGATTTGGAAAGAGATAGTTTGACAGAAAAG GAATGTGTGAAGGAGAAACTGAATCTCTTGCACGAATTTCTgcagacagaaataaagaatcagTTATGTGATTTGGAAACCAAATTACATAAAGAAGAATTATCTGAG GAGGGCTACCTGGCTAAAGTCAAATcccttttaaataaagatttgtcCTTGGAGAACGGAGGTCATGCTTTCAGTCGGGAAGCGAATGGATGTCTAGAGAACGGGAGCCAGACAAGCGGTGAGAATTGCAGAGTGGTAATGGCAGAGAAAGGCAAGCCTTCCAAACCTGTCTCCAGACTTTACATGCCCAGGAGAAGCAAGTCTGATGGAGAAGCAAAGT cTGAAGTCTCGTCTAGCCCCAGGATTACAAGGCAGGCTACCAGGCAGACCACCATCACATCTCATTTCACACGGGG CCCTGCCAAACGAAAACCCGAGGAAGAACCTGAAAAAGTGAAGTCAGATGATTCTGTTGATGAAGAAAAAGACCAG GAGGAAAAGAGACGTCGAGTTACATCCAGAGAACG AGTTGCTGGGCTGCTCTCTGCAGAAGAACCAGGAAGAGTAAGACCAGGAACACACatggaagaagaaggaagagatgatAAA GAAGAAAAGAGACTCAGAAGTCAAACCAAAGAATC GACATCTAAACAGAAAGCTCAGGAGGAGCCAGACAGAGATGCGATGCCTGGAGGAGCTCAGGCTGAAATGAGTGAAGGAGAAGACAAA GATGAAAAGAGGCACAGAAGTCAACCCAAAGATCT AGCTAGCAAACGGAGACCAGAAGAGAAAGAACCTGAAAGAGTAAAACCACAAGTTTCTGATGAGAAAGATGAAGATGAAAAG GAGGAGAAGAGACGCAGAACTACATACAGAGAACT AACCGAGAAGAAAATGACTCGAACCAAAATGGCAGTAGTGTCCAAG CCCGACCCTCCCAAGTGCACTGAGTGCTTGCAGTACCTGGACGACCCCGAGCTGAGATACGAGCAGCATCCCCCCGACGCG GTGGAAGAGATACAGATACTGACCAACGAGAGGTTGTCCATCTTTGATGCCAACGAATCTGGCTTTGAGAGTTACGAGGATTTGCCCCAACACAAACTAACCTGCTTCAG CGTGTACTGTAAACGCGGTCACCTTTGCCCGATCGACACCGGCCTCATTGAGAAAGATGTCGAGCTCCTCTTTTCTGGTTCAGCAAAGCCGATATATGAGGATGACCCATCTCCCGAAG gTGGTATTAATGGCAAAAATTTTGGCCCCATAAACGAATGGTGGATTGCTGGTTTTGATGGAGGTGAAAAGGCTCTTCTTGGCTTTAGCACCT CATTTGCCGAGTATATCTTGATGGATCCCAGCCCAGAGTACGCACCACTATTCAGCGTGATGCAGGAGAAGATCTACATAAGTAAGATAGTGGTTGAGTTCCTGCAGAGCAACCCTGACTCCACCTATGAAGACCTGATCAATAAGATTGAG ACCACTGTTCCTCCGTGTATGCTCAACTTGAATCGATTCACAGAGGATTCTCTCCTGCGGCATGCCCAGTTCGTGGTGGAGCAAGTAGAGAGTTATGATCGGGCAGGGGACAGTGATGAGCAGCCCATCTTCCTGAGCCCCTGCATGAGAGACCTCATCAAACTGGCTGGGGTCACCCTGGGAAAAAG GCGAGCCGAAAGGCGGCAGACCATCCGGCAACCTGCCAAGGAGAAGGACAAGGGCCCCACCAAGGCCACCACCACCAAGCTGGTCTACCAGATCTTCGACACTTTCTTTGCGGAGCAAATTGAAAAAGATGACAAGGAAGACAAGGAGAATGCCTTCAAGCGCCGGCGCTGTGGCGTCTGTGAG aTTTGTCAACAGCCCGAGTGTGGAAAGTGTAAGGCCTGTAAGGATATGGTTAAATTTGGTGGTAGCGGACGGAGCAAGCAGGCTTGCCAAAAGAGGAG GTGTCCCAACATGGCCATGAAGGAGGCAGATGATGACGAGGAAGTGGATGACAATATTCCAGAGATGCCATCACCCAAAAAGATGCatcaggggaagaaaaagaagcagaacaAGAATCGGATCTCTTGGGTTGGAGATGCCGTCAAG ACTGACGGGAAGAAGAGTTACTACAAGAAGGTATGCATCGACTCGGAAACCCTGGAAGTGGGGGACTGTGTTTCTGTTATTCCAGACGACTCTTCAAAACCACTGTATCTAGCAAG GGTCACCGCGCTGTGGGAGGACGGCAGCAATGGGCAGATGTTCCACGCCCACTGGTTCTGTGCTGGGACGGACACGGTCCTTGGGGCCACCTCGGACCCCCTGGAGCTGTTCCTGGTCGATGAGTGTGAGGACATGCAGCTCTCATACATCCACAGCAAGGTGCAGGTTGTCTATAAGGCTCCCTCGGAGAACTGGGCCTTGGAG GGAGGCGTGGACCCCGAGGCCCTGATGTCGGAGGATGACGGGAAGACCTACTTCTACCAGCTGTGGTATGACCAAGACTACGCGAGATTTGAGTCCCCTCCGAAAACTCAGCCGACGGAGGACAACAAGTACAA GTTCTGCGCGAGCTGTGCGCGTCTGGCCGAAATGAGGCAGAAGGAAATCCCCAGGGTCGTGGAGCAGCTCCAGGACCTGGAAGGCCGCGTCCTCTACAGCGTCGCCACCAAGAACGGCGTCCAGTACCGGGTGGGCGACGGCGTGTACCTCCCTCCCGAGGCCTTCACCTTCAA CATCAAGCTGTCCAGTCCTGTGAAACGCCCCCGGAAGGAGCCTGTGGATGAAGCTCTGTATCCAGAACATTACCGGAAGTACTCCGACTACATCAAAGGCAGCAACCTGGATGCCCCCGAGCCCTACCGTATTGGCCGCATAAAGGAGATCTTCTGCAGCAAAAAGAGCAACGGCCGGCCCAATGAGACAGACATCAAGATCAGGGTTAACAAGTTCTACAG GCCAGAGAACACACACAAGTCTACCCCGGCCAGTTACCACGCAGACATCAACCTGCTTTACTGGAGCGATGAGGAGGCCGTGGTGGACTTCAAGGCCGTGCAGGGCCGCTGCACCGTGGAGTACGGAGAGGATCTGCCTGAGTGCCTCCAGGACTTCTCCGCCGGTGGCCCCGATCGCTTCTACTTTCTCGAG GCCTATAACGCCAAGAGCAAAAGCTTTGAAGATCCTCCCAACCATGCCCGGAGCACTGGAAAtaaagggaaggggaaggggaaag GAAAAAACAGGACGAAATCTCAGACATGTGAGCCGAGTGAACTGGAgacagaaatcaaactgccaaaGCTGCGGACCCTGGACGTGTTTTCCGGCTGTGGGGGACTGTCGGAAGGCTTCCACCAAGCAG GCATCTCGGAGACACTGTGGGCCATCGAGATGTGGGACCCCGCGGCCCAGGCATTCCGGCTCAACAACCCTGGGTCCACGGTGTTCACAGAGGACTGCAACGTCCTGCTGAAGCTGGTCATGGCCGGGGAGGTGACCAACTCCCGCGGCCAGAAGCTGCCTCAGAAGGGAGATGTGGAGATGCTGTGTGGCGGGCCACCCTGCCAGGGCTTCAGTGGCATGAACCGCTTCAACTCTCGAACCTACTCCAAGTTTAAGAACTCCCTCGTGGTCTCCTTCCTCAG CTACTGTGACTACTACCGGCCCCGCTACTTCCTCCTGGAGAACGTTCGGAACTTCGTCTCCTTCAAGCGCTCCATGGTCCTGAAGCTGACGCTGCGCTGCCTGGTCCGCATGGGCTACCAGTGCACCTTCGGCGTGCTGCAG GCTGGTCAGTACGGCGTGGCCCAGACTCGGAGGCGAGCCATCATCCTGGCCGCAGCCCCTGGGGAGCCACTCCCTTTGTTCCCGGAGCCGTTGCACGTGTTTGCGCCCCGGGCCTGCCAGCTGAGTGTCGTGGTGGACGACAAGAAGTTTGTCAGCAACATCACCAG GTTGAGCTCGGGTCCCTTCCGAACCATCACCGTGCGGGACACCATGTCCGACCTCCCTGAAATCCGGAACGGGGCCTCGGCACTGGAGATCTCATACAACGGGGAGCCCCAGTCCTGGTTCCAGAGGCAGCTCCGGGGCTCGCAGTACCAGCCTATCCTCAGGGATCACATTTGCAAG GACATGAGCGCCTTGGTGGCCGCCCGCATGCGGCACATCCCCCTGGCCCCGGGCTCAGACTGGCGTGACCTGCCCAACATTGAGGTGCGGCTCTCTGACGGCACCCTGGCCCGGAAGCTGCGGTACAACTACCACGACAAGAAGAACGGCTGCAGCAGCACCGGCGCCCTCCGCGGGGTCTGCTCCTGTGTGGAAG GCAAGCCCTGTGAGCCTGCGGCCCGACAGTTCAACACCCTCATCCCCTGGTGCCTGCCTCACACCGGGAACAGGCACAACCACTGGGCCGGCCTCTACGGGCGTCTCGAGTGGGACGGCTTCTTCAGCACAACCGTCACCAACCCCGAGCCCATGGGCAAGCAG GGCCGCGTGCTCCACCCGGAGCAGCACCGAGTGGTGAGCGTCCGCGAGTGCGCCCGCTCCCAGGGCTTCCCCGACACCTACCGGCTGTTCGGCAACATCCTGGACAAGCACCGGCAG GTGGGTAACGCTGTGCCGCCGCCACTGGCCAAAGCCATCGGCTTGGAGATCAAGTGCTGCATGTTGGCCAAAGCGCGGGAGAGCGCCTCAGGTATG CTAAAATCAAGGAGGAGGCTGCCAAGGACTAGTTCTGTCCTCCCATCACCCATGTTTCTGCCACCAGAGATCCCCAACGTGCACTGA